From the genome of Spinacia oleracea cultivar Varoflay chromosome 2, BTI_SOV_V1, whole genome shotgun sequence, one region includes:
- the LOC110782171 gene encoding fatty acid desaturase 4, chloroplastic — translation MSILPQQNSLLKSSHQYATKRYRIIRVIPIRVRCAAATPVKPNPGLTRIVVKPSSTKPTPAKPPTPKGPKPDDPELKSTWEHRAWLASGCTTLLVSLAKSIVASTDSHIWAEPILAGLVGYALADLGSGVYHWGIDNYGDATTPLFGGQIDAFQGHHKWPWTITKRQFANNLHALARVITFTVLPINLVLNDPTLLAFVGSFSGCIMFSQQFHAWSHSTKSKLPPIVVTLQDLGVLVSRFEHAAHHRAPYNGNYCIVSGIWNTILDQNKVFEALEMVLFFQLGFRPRSWSEPSLEWIEETSSLPQ, via the coding sequence ATGTCAATCCTACCACAACAAAATAGCCTCTTAAAATCATCACACCAATATGCTACTAAAAGATACCGAATTATCCGCGTTATTCCCATTCGGGTTCGTTGCGCCGCCGCCACCCCGGTTAAACCAAACCCCGGTTTAACCCGTATAGTAGTAAAACCAAGTTCTACCAAACCTACACCGGCTAAACCTCCAACCCCTAAAGGGCCTAAGCCCGATGATCCAGAGTTAAAATCCACATGGGAGCATCGAGCTTGGTTAGCTAGTGGGTGCACTACTTTGCTAGTTTCTCTAGCCAAGTCCATAGTTGCCTCAACGGATTCCCATATTTGGGCCGAGCCCATCTTAGCTGGGCTAGTCGGGTATGCATTGGCTGATCTCGGGTCTGGAGTCTACCATTGGGGAATTGACAACTATGGGGATGCAACAACCCCATTATTTGGGGGACAAATTGATGCTTTCCAAGGGCACCACAAATGGCCATGGACCATAACAAAACGCCAATTTGCTAACAACCTCCATGCATTAGCCCGGGTAATAACTTTCACGGTACTACCCATTAACCTCGTCCTCAATGACCCGACCCTACTAGCGTTTGTCGGATCGTTCTCGGGTTGTATCATGTTTAGCCAACAATTTCATGCATGGTCTCACTCAACGAAGAGCAAGCTACCCCCAATAGTAGTAACGTTACAAGATTTAGGGGTGTTAGTGTCACGGTTCGAACATGCTGCCCATCACCGTGCTCCTTACAATGGTAACTATTGCATAGTAAGTGGAATTTGGAATACAATTTTAGATCAAAATAAGGTTTTTGAAGCACTTGAAATGGTCTTATTCTTTCAATTAGGATTTAGGCCAAGGTCTTGGAGTGAACCTAGCTTGGAATGGATTGAGGAGACTTCTTCCTTGCctcaataa